From one Sylvia atricapilla isolate bSylAtr1 chromosome 17, bSylAtr1.pri, whole genome shotgun sequence genomic stretch:
- the LOC136369112 gene encoding transmembrane protein 132D-like, which produces MNFIISDKTHYILFFFPAPFSPQVSDRCDYVFVNGKEMRGKVNVRVNFTYQHLSAPLEMTVWIPRLPLQIEVSDTELNQIKGWRVPIISNKRPTRDSDDDDEDERRGRGCTLQYQHATVRVLTQFVAEPPEPGGQLSYLLGPDWQLDITHMVRDFMQVEEPRIARLQEGQVLVGLELGMTTIQILSPLSDAILAEKTVTVLDEKVTITDLGVQLVTGLSLSLQLSPGSNRAIFATAVAQELLQSPKQEAAISCWIQFSDGSVMPLDIYDPKDFSLSATSLDEKVVSIHHDPRVKWPVIAAETEGQGALVRVEMVISESCQKSKRKSVLAVGSGSIKVKFGQSDANPTSSDSRHRGSQLEGHRAGWQDRGDGHYRSSSMGHEQGRATTTHRSVLSRKEDRESLLEDDSQNLPLDFTSFPAQVDLPRDGGDTGDGDLVQSPRGLSDLEIGMYALLGVFCLAILVFLINCVAFALKYRHKQVPLEEQEGMSHAHDWVGLSNRAELLENHLNFSSQQEEHVTAIDRGVDYEESKYLLDTTATKAINGQSFRAPEFSEGKEHKSEPTASPTSKRKRVKFTTFTTISSDDGCPAVSSVLMSSEDDIKWVCQDMDLGECKELKNYMERLHENA; this is translated from the exons ATGAACTTTATAATTAGTGACAAGActcattacattttattttttttccctgctcctttttctccccaggtGTCTGACAGATGTGACTACGTCTTTGTCAACGGGAAGGAAATGAGAGGCAAAGTGAATGTCAGAGTTAATTTCACTTACCAGCATCTGAGTGCCCCTTTAGAAATGACAGTGTGGATCCCTCGTCTCCCGCTGCAGATAGAGGTCTCTGACACAGAGCTCAATCAGATCAAGGGCTGGAGAGTCCCCATCATCTCTAATAAGAG GCCCACGAGGGACAGCGATGACGACGACGAGGACGAGcgcaggggcaggggctgcaccctGCAGTACCAGCACGCCACGGTCAGGGTGCTGACACAGTTTGTGGCCGAGCCCCCCGAGCCTGGGGGGCAGCTCAGTTACCTGCTGGGCCCCGACTGGCAGCTGGACATCACCCACATGGTCAGGGACTTCATGCAGGTGGAGGAGCCGCGCATcgccaggctgcaggaggggcaggtcctggtggggctggagcttGGCATGACCACGATCCAG aTCCTGTCCCCGCTGTCAGATGCCATCCTGGCTGAGAAGACAGTGACAGTCCTGGACGAGAAGGTGACAATCACAGACCTGGGAGTGCAGCTGGTGACAGGActgtccctctccctgcagctcagcccgGGCAGCAACAGGGCCATCTTTGCCACTGCAgtggcccaggagctgctgcagtcccCAAAGCAG GAGGCAGCCATCAGCTGCTGGATCCAGTTCAGCGATGGGTCTGTCATGCCCCTGGATATTTACGACCCCAAAGACTTCTCCCTGTCAGCCACCTCTCTGGATGAGAAGGTGGTCTCCATCCACCACGACCCCAGAGTCAAGTGGCCTGTGATCGCAGCGGAGACCGAGGGCCAGGGCGCCCTGGTCAGGGTGGAGATGGTGATCAGTGAGTCCTGCCAGAAATCCAAGAGGAAGAGCGTCCTGGCTGTCGGCAGTGGCAGCATTAAGGTCAAGTTTGGGCAGAGCGATGCCAACCCCACCAGCAGCGACAGCAGGCACAGGGGCAGCCAGCTGGAGGGCCACAGAGCCGGCTGGCAGGACCGAGGGGACGGCCACTACCGCAGCTCCTCCATGGGCCACgagcagggcagggccaccACCACCCACAGgtctgtgctgagcaggaagGAGGACAGGGAGAGCCTGCTGGAGGATGACAGCCAGAACCTGCCCCTGGACTTCACCAGCTTCCCCGCCCAGGTGGACCTGCCGAGGGAcgggggggacacaggggacgGCGACCTGGTGCAGTCCCCCAGGGGCCTGAGCGACCTGGAGATCGGCATGTACGCCCTGCTGGGCGTCTTCTGCCTGGCCATCCTGGTGTTCCTCATCAACTGCGTGGCCTTCGCCCTCAAGTACCGCCACAAGCAGGTGCCcttggaggagcaggagggcatGAGCCACGCCCACGACTGGGTGGGGCTGAGCAACAGGGCGGAGCTGCTGGAGAACCACCTCAACTTCTCGTCCCAGCAGGAGGAGCACGTCACGGCCATCGACAGAGGGGTGGACTACGAGGAGAGCAAGTACCTCCTGGACACCACTGCCACCAAAGCCATCAACGGACAGTCCTTCAGGGCTCCCGAGTTCAGCGAGGGGAAGGAGCACAAGAGCGAGCCCACGGCTTCTCCTACCTCCAAGAGGAAACGGGTTAAGTTCACCACCTTCACCACCATCTCCTCGGACGACGGGTGTCCAGCTGTCAGCTCCGTCCTCATGAGCAGTGAGGATGACATCAAGTGGGTCTGCCAGGACATGGACCTGGGGGAGTGCAAGGAGCTGAAAAACTACATGGAGAGATTGCACGAAAACGCGTGA